In Nonlabens agnitus, the DNA window TAATATTGTTGGAGATATCATGACAATCCATTTTTAACCATCGAATGGAATTGCATTTTATAACCAATTACTCCTCGAATATCTACAAACCTCGGTAGTTATTGCGATAAGCTATTACCCACAATTGTTTCTCTTTTGAATTTTTGTTATTTTGATGTCATATTTTGAGTTTTGTTATTGTATTTATCTCAAATTCATATGCAATTTTTGGTAGTCGATATGATGTGCAGTTCTCATGACATTCTGGAAACGATCCCTTTAAAACGTTATCATGAAATATAAAAAGGCTTTTTTTATAATCTTTTTTATCGCAATCCAATTAGCTACACCTTTATGGGCCCAAGAAAGTGAATGGAGAAAATGCCACAACTACCTACCCTTTTATTATGTAAACGATGGAGTAACACAAGAATATGAGATGGTACCGCGTACGGCTCAGGAGCTTGGGCTTAAAGGTAACATACGTGCTCTGGAATACGATTATAAAAAAGGATACAGTCTTAAGAGTCAGGAAAACGAATACCTATACGCCAATGCCATCACCTTTGAGCGCAACGGCTACATACGTTCAAAATTACGGTTGAGGAAGAAACCAAAACAAAGGCCGCAAACCATCAAAAAAGTCAATTATGGTTACGGTAATGAAGCAATTGTAAACGGCAAGATCCTATACATCGAAAACAGTGTTTTGGACGAGTCCACTACAAATAGTTTTAAAGAAGAAGACCCTAGAATCACCTTTGATTACGATTACATTACAGAAGATGGCAAGATCACCTTTGATACCACAAGCCTGATGCAAGTCATGATTTACATAGGCGATAATTTTAAGATTCAGCGGGTGTATAATAACAAAGGTAAACTCTTCAAAGAAAGACGCTACAGCAAGGTCAGCAATAAAATTAAAAGCAACGGTTTAGCCACTGCAGTAAAAAACACTCCCTTTTATCTATCTCGTATCACGTCATTTTCCTATGATGATGAAATGAGGCTTGTAAAAACCTTTATGACAAAAAAACGTCCAGATGGGAGTTCAGAGGGATTTAATGAGGTAACATACAGCTATAAAGAAATCGGTGATAAATTACAGGTTACAAAGGAATATGAAGAAAATAACAGAGTCTATGAGGAATTAAAAATCTTTAATTCTGCTAAATTGTTGACTGAGGTCACTGAAAAAGTAAGCTATCCATCTGGTCGTACTACAAGCCAGACCTATCAATATCAATACGAGTACGACGCACAAGGAAACTGGACTGAAAGACGCGCTTATCAACTAGTTCCCAATCAAGCTAACAAATTGATTCAAACCACAAACCGCGAGATCATCTATCGCGATTAAATTCTTTGAACTGCTACGACTTAATAGCTGTTTTCAGTTACGCTTTATACATATCTTAATTTATGTTGTAAAGGGTTCTAAAATTTAAAGTGAAGAATACCGATATTATCTCCTAATACAATTTTGAAATATGTGTATTGGAATATGAGTCCAATATATCAGTTGGCTATCCTTATTCTCAGGTTCGAATAAAAATCACGAAAGAGTTGATGGTCTAGCAATCGCAATATCTTAAAAACATAAGTTTTCGAAATTTCATGAGTCATGATTCCATAATTTATTTGGATCAAAAATATCGATACGGTAATTATAATCTTAAGTAATTGCCGTATTAATAAATATATTCAGAAATAAATAGTAAATTACTGCTAGATAACAATCTTTAAATCTGCTACTTATGAAAAATCTACTTTTAGGGATCATGCTGGCTATCGCAGGCATATCCACCGCTCAAGTCTCAATGGAAATAGATGGGTTTTCTTCCATTAAAATTGATAGTGACGCCATAATAGAGATAAGGTACGCGCCAACTTCTAAGATTCAGTTCAATGGAAGTATGGAAGATATGAAATCTATGATCTCTTCCACTTCAAATAGATTACAGGTAAATGGTGGTAATTCTGCCACAAAAATCAGAATCTACACTAGAGATTTGAATGCCATACAAATATCTGGTGCAGCAAGTGTTACTGTGAATGGTTTTAACGCACTGGACAGACTTACAGTAATGACTAATGAAAGTGCAAGTTTAGATCTAGGAAATACGAGAATAAATAATCTATCCATTAACCAAAGTGGCAATAGTAATGTAACCGCTACCGGTGCAACTTCAAAAACTGTCATTAAAGATGGAGTAGTAGTTTCATCAAAATAGATGCGGTTTACCATCTTTAAATGCCTTGTTCACAAGGCATTTTTTATGACTGGATATTCCAGCTTTCCGCAATAACCCGGTACGTTATAAAATAACATTAGCTAATATTAAGAGATCGATCGACTTATTGATATGAATATTTCGCTTTCGCGAAAGCGACAACTCCATTTTAACGAGTATTGAGTATCTTAGGGTTCCCATAAACAAAGCCCATGAAATCTGTACTCCAAATCGTCCTTGCACTAACCTGCCTATTGGGATTCTCTCAAGGAACTAAATTGCTAAGACAGCCCACCATTCACGGTGACCAGGTTGTCTTTGTCTATGCAAACGACCTGTGGAAAGCTACCGTCAATGGCACCACCACCCAGCGATTGACCAGTGATATAGGCTATGAAAGCGTGCCACATTTTTCACCAGATGGAAACCATATCGCATTTACTGCAGAATATGATGGCAACATAGATGTATTTGTAATACCATCCATGGGTGGCACACCTCAGCGACTTACCTATCATCCAGGCGGTGACTTTGTTACAGGCTGGACGCCTGACGGTAAGGTATTGTTTAGATCAGATCGTGAGGGAACGCCCACACAAACTACTAAGTTCTTTACCATTGGCATGAATGATTCTTATCCAGTCTCTATGAAACTTGCCAGAGCGGCTTATGGTGAGATCTCGCCAGATGGCAACTATGTCGCCTACACGCCCATTACTTCTTGGGATCCAGAATGGCGCAATTACCGCGGTGGACAGGCCATGCCCATCTGGATCGTAAACCTGAAGACCATGGAACTTCAAACCACTTCGCAGCCCACAAAGGAGCGTCATCTCGATCCCGTATGGCTAAACGGCAAGGTGTATTTCCTTTCAGAGCGTGATTATACAAGCAACATCTGGTCGTATGACCCACAAACCAAAAAAGAAACCCAGGTAACCTTTCATAAAAAGTTTGACGTCAAAAGTCTGGATGCAGACGATAGCCGCATAGTCTATGAACATGGTGGTCACCTCAACCTATTGGATCCTGCAACTGGCAACATGAGAATCATTCCCATAACGGTAAACGCAGACCTCAACACCTCAAGAGAACGCTGGGAAGACGCTAGTGCCAGAGACCTAAACAACGCTACCCTTTCGCCCAACGGTATGCGCGCCCTTTTTGAATACAGAGGCGAGATCTTTAGCGTACCCAAAGAAAATGGAACATGGCGCAACCTTTCCAATGCACCAGGATCTGCAGAGCGTAGTCCTGTCTGGTCGTCTCAAGGGAATAGGATCGCATGGTTTTCTGATGCCAGTGGCGAGTATGAACTGGTCATCGCAGATCAATACGGCACCATTATCAAGAGTATATCATTTAACGATCCTACCTTCTACTTCAATCCTCAATGGTCGCCAGACGGCAATCACATTGCCTACACAGACACACATTATAATATTTGGATTACCAACGTCAACAGCGGTAAAAGCGTTAAAGCAGATACAGATAGCTATGCACATCCCAATCGTGCGATGAATCCCGTATGGTCGCCAGACAGCCAGTGGATCGCTTATGCGAAGCAACAACAATCCCACTTTAAGGCAGTTTACGCCTACAACATTAGCAGTAAAAATATCATTCAAATCACAGACCCCTTGGCAGATGCTATCACGCCAGTCTGGGACGAGTCCGGTAAATACTTATTCACGCTTGCAAGTACCAATTACGGCTTAAATTCGGGATGGCTGGATATGAGCTCTTTCGATCCATCCACCACACGTTCCCTTTACGCCATCGTACTTTCCAGCGATGGGAAGGCACCCAACCTACCAGAATCTGATGAAGAAACCATAGAAGGTGTCGTTGAGGAGAAAAAGAAAGAGAAAAAAGAACGCGAGAAAAAAGGATTTGACGCTGCCACAGATGAGCCTGCCAAAATAAATGTCGTTATCGACGAGAACGGCATATTTGATCGTATCGTGGCTATGAGCCTGCCCGATAGAAACTATATCGCTCTTGCGAAAGCGGAACAAGGAAATGTCTTTGTCATGGAACAAATCCAAAATACAGACGGATTCAAGCTGCATTTATATGATACCAAAAAGCAGGAAGCCACCGAATTCACCACTGGAATTCAAGGATTGCAGACCAGTTATGATGGTAAGCACGTTCTAATAAATCATGGGAACAGCTATTCCATAAACGCCACTAAGGCACCCATCAAGTCAGGAGATGGCAAAATTGACACCAATGTCAAAGTAAAGATTGATCCACGAGCAGAGTACAGGCAAATCTTTAAAGAAGGATGGCGATACATGCGTGATTTTCTGTATGTAGATAACGTGCACGGTGCCCCATGGGATGATATTTATAAATGGTACTCGCCATGGATCAAAGATGTAAGACACCGTACCGATTTGAACTATGTGGTAGATATCATGAGTGGTGAAGTTGCGATAGGACATTCCTACGTTTCTGGTGGTGACCTTCCAGATACCAAAAGAATACCAGTAGGTCTTCTAGGCGCAGACTTAGAAGTTCAAAACAATCGGTACAGAATTTCAAAAATTTACAACGGTGAGCGATGGAACCCTGATATGCAAAGCCCGTTGGGCCTACCGGGAATCAATGTCAAAGAAGGAAGTTATTTGATCTCCATCAATGGTAAAGAACTCACCGCAGACCTCAATCCTTACCAATTACTGGAACAAACCGCTGGTCGTGAGATTATGATAGAGGTAAGTGACAACGCCAACGGTACTGCCAGCAAGCGAGTCCTTGTTAAACCCATTTCCAGTGATCGTGGCTTGCGCTATATCGATTGGGTAGAAGGCAACCGCAGGAAAGTCGATGAATTATCAGGCGGCAAGCTGGCCTACGTTTACATTCCCAATACCAGTCAACCTGGATTCACCTCTTTCAACAGGTACCTCTTCAGCCAGCAGGATAAAAAAGGGATCGTTTTGGACGAGCGCAACAATGGCGGCGGTAGCGCGGCAGATTATATGATCGATATCCTTAAGAGAGAGCCTTTCGGGTATTTCAATAGCAAGGCAAATGACAATAGACCGTGGACCACACCCATGGCTGGTATTTTTGGTCCAAAGGTCATGATCATCAATGAGCGTGCAGGCTCTGGCGGCGACCTACTGCCCTATATGTTCAAACAGCAAAACCTGGGACCGCTAGTGGGCACTAGGACTTGGGGCGGCCTGGTCGGGACGTGGGACACGCCGCCATTTATCGATGGTGGTAGAATGGTGGCGCCACGCGGTGGCTTTTACGACCTCAATGGTGAATGGGCTGTTGAAGGCGAAGGCGTTGCACCAGACATCGAGGTCACTCAAAAACCTATCCTAACGTCCCAAGGTCAAGACCCACAATTGGAACGCGCCGTTGAGGAAGCCTTGAAGCTACTGCCATCTCAGGAGTTCAAATTTAAGCCAGAGCCTGCTGCTCCGGTGAGATGGAAACGCCCTGAAGGCTACGACAAGGACAATTAACATTTCACAAAAATCCTGTTATGGATAAAGGTTTAAAAGGTTTTCGCTTTCGCGAAAGCAAAACTAAATTACTGCATAGGAAAGTTGTTGTGACTAAAATTTTGTCTTAGGCTCGTATACGTAGTCTTCTAAATATTCAAACCTAGGTGTCAATTTCCCATCATGGGTTGTCATTCTAGCGCGTTCCAAGATACCGTCAGCGTCGTTATTGAAAAATGCTGGTAAGACTCGATCGATAAACATGTCACCAAAACCTTCGCTAGCATCCTTGGGCAACTCACAGGGCAAGTTGTCTACAGCCATAACCGTTATGGAGTTCTTTGTTTTAAAAGGAACTTCAGTCTCTGTAGCTGGATCATATCCATAGATGGGATTTTCAATCGTAGATGCTCGCAGCGTGCAGGCAATAGGCCCATCAATATCGCAACTTACATCTGCCACCAGTGAGATATTGAAATCTGGAGCTTTCATGTCTTCTCTGGTGAAAAAATAGGGTGCGCCGTCACCATAGAAATGACCCGTGATCAACATGTCGCCTACGGTTGCAAACTTCATGAAATCAGACTCCAGCAATTTTGGAGTATTGTAGCATTCGGTTTTTGTAGGTTTAAAGCCATCTTTTCTAGTATAGTAATCTTCTACGTCAAGCTGCGTAAAAACGATCTGATTGTTTTGAAACTGCCCCAATTGAAGGAATTCTTTGGGTAATAGTTGTTTGATTTCCAGAATCTCTAGTATTTCCAAAATACCACCAGCGACCTTACCGCTTCCCGTGATAACGATATTGATAGGCGGCAACTGATTCTTGATTTTATTAAGTTCTATCTTTACCTCATCAAAATCTGCCAAGTCATTCACCTTAGGCATTTCAAACAATCCATCTCGCAATCCCAATGCTCTAAAAGCATTGTAAGCGCCTACCAGTCCAGCATATTTACCAAAACCTATCAGCCTATTGTTGTTCTCATCCACAATGGTCTCGTGATCGTACAGCTCGATTTTCTTGTCTAAAATTGCCCGCAGCAAGTCTCTATTGTAGGGTTGCTTCTTTATGGTATGAGAGAAGAAAAAGTATTTCTTCCCAGCAATCAGCGCATCGATAGGCACTTCTTTAACGCCTAACAGAACGTCTGCATCGGTGACATCGGTGACTACTTCAATGCCCTTTGCCATGTAGGCGGCATCGTTGAATATTCTAATTGTAGAGGACTCTGCTACTAGTTCCGCTTTCGCGAAAGCGTCTTTAAAAACAGCCGCTTGAACAGGCGACAACACCACTCTTCTATCTGGTGGACTCTTGCGTTCCTGAATCAATGCGAACTTCATAACAGACAATTTTGTATTGCCGAAAGATACTAAATGAAGCCCTGTGATGGAAACTGGAAACTTTTAAAATACAGGTTTTATATAGGTGTAGCACGGCATGTGTGTGATAGGTGTTTTGGCATGGTTTTTACACAAAATCGTTGATATTAGGTTACTTTTGTCAACCCAAATCGAGAGATTGCTTTGGGATTGCTGATCAAATTTTGATGAGTAAAATGGGGTCGACTGGTTTTGACAGCGAGACTGGGTTGATCGTAAGCATGTAGAGCGCTGGGCCATAGCTCTTAAATCTCATGATTCATCTTTTTTAAACGGCGAGAATAACTACGCCCTAGCTGCATAATCCGAATCATAGTAGGATAATGCCTCGGCTCACAAGGTGAGCAAGCAGGAATTCTCTCAAAGGCCTTGGTTTATGGCACTTGATTTAGAGAATTCGTAAAAATAGACCTATCCTCATCAGGGCTTTGATGTTGAGGAGACACTTAAGCGAAGACAAGCGGTGCTTTGGTAGTTATCGACCGGTGCATTGACTGAAATTAAATGATGACTAAACATGTAGAAAGCGATGAAGTCGCTCGTTTGGACGGCGGTTCGAATCCGCCCGACTCCACAAATCAAAACACCATACGAAAAAGTATGGTGTTTTTTTTATTCATGAGCTTTTTACACTGGTTTGTAACTAAGCTGTATAAACATATGACAAGAAAAGCCCGATCATTTTGTGATCGGGCTTTTTAGATGAAATTGTAAATTCTTAAATATTACTGATTAAGAACACTTTGAACTATGCTTGTGCCATCTGCTTTTATTCTTGCATTTTGATGGTTTTTTGTAACACTTATAGTCGTGTTTATGCCACCATCCGTAGCTGGAACAATAAGTCTTCTTTTGACACCAAGATGAGTGTTTGTGCCACCAGTCCGTGATTTTACATTCTTTGTCATCGTCATCGTCATCATCGTCGCCGCTTACCTCGCACAATTCTCCGCCGTTTGTACTAGTTCCTTCCACTACGGTTAGATTACCGTATGTGCTACCTGGGCCTATAGCTTCATCACAGCTCGTATCAATTTTATCTTTACAAATGAAATTGAAATAGGTTTTCAATTCCTTACCAAACGAACCATCATGTGCCTTACCATAAATCTTAATGACTTCACCTGGCTTGACGTAGTCGTGAAATACATATTTATAATCCTGCGATTGTTTAATGGTAATTTTTGCGCCATGGCTACCCGTATATTTTAAAGAAAGGTAGTTCACCTTACCATCGCAGTCATTGCATTCTGGCTCTGGCTCTTCAGGAGCATCACATATAGGACCACCTAAAACGCTGTTTCCATCTACAACTTCAAAGTCTCCAAAAGTGTCACCCACTAAAACTGCTTCATCACAATTTGTAACGACTTTAGCAACTTTACAGTGATTCACATAGATGTAGACTTTGTCTCCAAAGGATCCATCTTCTCTAGTGCCTACAATAGTAAATTGCTCTGCTGGATCTACATGAGCGTCAAAAATGACGTGTCCATTGGATTGCTTGATCTGTACTCTAGCCGTTTTATCTCCGTTGTACTGAAATGCTAATCTATCAAGACCACCGCTACAATCAGAACAAGTCACTGGTGGATCCAAAACACCTATGTTACCTACTGCAAGTATGGTCTCCATATCCTCCATACTAAAATGGGGTCCTACATAGTACTCACGCTGATTGACCAACTCATCAAAATCTGCTACATCACCATTATCCATGTGAGTAAAATAAGTTTGGGAGATACCGGTAGTTCCATTAACAGGATTCAATGTTTTGGCACGAGCTCCTTCTTGACCAAATACGCCTTCATGGATATGAACTGGATGCATCAATCCTGGCGTTGTGTTTTTGAGTTTAATGAAGGCTTCAACACCTTTTTTTCCAGCATCTCTAATCGTTATAAAACCCGATATTCCAGGAACATCTGCCTCCTTAAGCTTATAGGTGACCCGTATTCCTTCTATTTTAGAATTTTTGGCACTTTTCATACCTAGTTCTAAGTTGGACTCCTGTACCTCAGGAGTGTTCTCAAACTCATCCAACTCTTCTGGACTACAGGCAAGCACCATTGCCAATAATCCTAAAACAAAAATTTTAGTAAAGTTTTTCATAGTATTAGTTTAGAGGAGAAAGTTAACGAGCTTTATTAAGCGTTTGATAAGAATTCTACATGAGGGAATTATATTCGACCTCTAAGAATCACATGCAGCAAATACAAGTTATACCGATCAAATTGCCTATTTCTCAATTTTAGAAATTCACTATTAAACATTAGTGCACTTAAGATTGTAAGGTCTAACGTTCTTAGTGCTCATTGTTTGACAACAAGCACCATAAAGGTCAAATAATTAAACAGAAAAACGTTTTGGAAGAACTAATAAACACTGATAATCATTTGATTAAGTAAGATTTGTTTAATTCAAAATGATTAAGGCTATTTGAAATTTGCATTTACTAACTTATTATTATTTTAAATGCAACGAAAAGACAAGGTCTTAAGACTAGTTGACATCCTTATATTTACACGTAGTTGAGCTACATTCCGTTAATTTAATATTGATGTTTTCTATCATCCCTATGAATTTCACAAAACATCTCAAAACTTCTTACACTGTTTTTACGATCACGATTACAGGTATGATCATATTGATCGCGGTAACCCTGGCATACTTTATATCGCTGCAGCAAGAAGACGCAATTCTAATTAATAAGTCAGGACGCCAACGAATGTTGAGTCAACGCATTACCAAACAAGTATTGTACAATTTGCTAGGAAATACGGAAGATTCAACACCTTACAGCAACGATATGCTACTTAAAAGCGTTCACGAATTACAAGAGGCACAACAGTTTTTATCCCAGAAAAATAAAACGAACGACCATCTCAAAAAGGTAGATTCAGTTCTTCAAATAACAAATCTTCAAATTGAAGAAATTAGCAAAGCTGTTGATAGAATCCTAAGCGCAGATTCAAAGTTTCAATTAAAGTCTCAAGTCGCCTTAATCATTTCAATTGAAGGTAAGTTCCTTGACCATATGGAACAAATTACCTTTTGGTTGCAGAAGGAGTCAGAAAGGAAAAATGAACTCGCCATGCTCATCTGTTATGTTCTGACTGGTATCGCACTAATTATTATTATGGCTGAATTTTTTCTCGTACTTCTTCCTGCACAACGTCACCTGCGTGATAAGAATGAAAGCTTGTCTGCCGCCAATAAGCAATTATCCGATTATGCTCAGATAACCGCACATAACTTGAGAGCACCTATTGGCAATTTGATTTTCCTCTCTAATTTCTACAAGGATACCGATAGCGAAGAGGAAAAGTCAGAACTCTTCCAGAAATTTGATACCGTGATTCAGTATTTAGACGAAACGGTAAATGTTTTACTAACAGGAATTAAAACAAAAACCGAAGAGCAAATTCCAACTCAAAAACTAATCTTTGAAAAGGTGTTAGGTCAAACGAAGGACTTGTTAGTCGGCGAGATATTAGACCAAAAAGCGATAATCACTGCTAACTTTTCAGATGCTCCATTCGTAGTTTATAACAAGGTATATCTGGAAAGCATTATGCTCAACTTACTAAGCAACGCTTTAAAATACAGCGATGCTAAGAGAACTCCAGAAATACATTTGAGAACCGAGAACGAAAAGAACGCAATTAAACTGTACGTTCAAGATAACGGACTGGGAATCGATTTGAAACGTCAAGCTCAAAGAGTATTCGGTTTACATCAGACCTTCCTCAGGAATAAAAATTCTAAAGGTATAGGACTGTTTATTGTTAAAAATCAAGTCGAATCTTTAGGCGGGTCGATCGAAGTGCATAGTATTCCAAATAAAGGATCTACATTTATTGTAACTTTCAAAAAACAAACCGCATGAGTGCAAAACCTTTTATTCTAAGTTTAATTGATGACGACGAAATCTATCAATATGGTTTCAAGCGCACCGTAGAAAAATCGCGATTTGCCAAAAAAGTTTTAGTGTTCTCTGATGGAGAGCAAGCCATCAATTTTATGATTGATAACATTGCCAATGCACAAGAACTTCCTGATGTAATCTTTCTAGACATCAATATGCCCATCATGAATGGATTTGAGTTTATGGAAGAATATATAAAGCTCAAACCTAAGGTAGGTAAGAAAATTACGATTTACATGGTGTCATCTTCAATCGACCCAACTGATGTAGAACGAGCTAAATCCATTAGCGAACTTACAGACTATATCATCAAACCTGTAAATGAGAGCATGTTGAGAGAAATTCTTCAAAAATTGGAACAAGAATACGACTAGTCGTTTTTTAATTCCACACGGGTTTTAGTGAGATATAAGCCATCTTCTAGATCAGCTATAAAGGCTACCAACTGTTCTCTTAGCTCACAATGTAAATCCCATGTAGTACTGGCATCTTTTCCAGAGCAAAGTGCTCGCATCTCTATGGTGTCCTCACCGGCCTCCACAACTTGAATTACTGGCTCGTGCTCACCGTCCCACAAATCGTGATTGC includes these proteins:
- a CDS encoding DUF7467 domain-containing protein, whose protein sequence is MKNFTKIFVLGLLAMVLACSPEELDEFENTPEVQESNLELGMKSAKNSKIEGIRVTYKLKEADVPGISGFITIRDAGKKGVEAFIKLKNTTPGLMHPVHIHEGVFGQEGARAKTLNPVNGTTGISQTYFTHMDNGDVADFDELVNQREYYVGPHFSMEDMETILAVGNIGVLDPPVTCSDCSGGLDRLAFQYNGDKTARVQIKQSNGHVIFDAHVDPAEQFTIVGTREDGSFGDKVYIYVNHCKVAKVVTNCDEAVLVGDTFGDFEVVDGNSVLGGPICDAPEEPEPECNDCDGKVNYLSLKYTGSHGAKITIKQSQDYKYVFHDYVKPGEVIKIYGKAHDGSFGKELKTYFNFICKDKIDTSCDEAIGPGSTYGNLTVVEGTSTNGGELCEVSGDDDDDDDDKECKITDWWHKHSSWCQKKTYCSSYGWWHKHDYKCYKKPSKCKNKSRWHKHSSKCS
- a CDS encoding ATP-binding protein, with the protein product MFSIIPMNFTKHLKTSYTVFTITITGMIILIAVTLAYFISLQQEDAILINKSGRQRMLSQRITKQVLYNLLGNTEDSTPYSNDMLLKSVHELQEAQQFLSQKNKTNDHLKKVDSVLQITNLQIEEISKAVDRILSADSKFQLKSQVALIISIEGKFLDHMEQITFWLQKESERKNELAMLICYVLTGIALIIIMAEFFLVLLPAQRHLRDKNESLSAANKQLSDYAQITAHNLRAPIGNLIFLSNFYKDTDSEEEKSELFQKFDTVIQYLDETVNVLLTGIKTKTEEQIPTQKLIFEKVLGQTKDLLVGEILDQKAIITANFSDAPFVVYNKVYLESIMLNLLSNALKYSDAKRTPEIHLRTENEKNAIKLYVQDNGLGIDLKRQAQRVFGLHQTFLRNKNSKGIGLFIVKNQVESLGGSIEVHSIPNKGSTFIVTFKKQTA
- a CDS encoding GIN domain-containing protein, giving the protein MKNLLLGIMLAIAGISTAQVSMEIDGFSSIKIDSDAIIEIRYAPTSKIQFNGSMEDMKSMISSTSNRLQVNGGNSATKIRIYTRDLNAIQISGAASVTVNGFNALDRLTVMTNESASLDLGNTRINNLSINQSGNSNVTATGATSKTVIKDGVVVSSK
- a CDS encoding response regulator, which translates into the protein MSAKPFILSLIDDDEIYQYGFKRTVEKSRFAKKVLVFSDGEQAINFMIDNIANAQELPDVIFLDINMPIMNGFEFMEEYIKLKPKVGKKITIYMVSSSIDPTDVERAKSISELTDYIIKPVNESMLREILQKLEQEYD
- a CDS encoding S41 family peptidase, with the protein product MKSVLQIVLALTCLLGFSQGTKLLRQPTIHGDQVVFVYANDLWKATVNGTTTQRLTSDIGYESVPHFSPDGNHIAFTAEYDGNIDVFVIPSMGGTPQRLTYHPGGDFVTGWTPDGKVLFRSDREGTPTQTTKFFTIGMNDSYPVSMKLARAAYGEISPDGNYVAYTPITSWDPEWRNYRGGQAMPIWIVNLKTMELQTTSQPTKERHLDPVWLNGKVYFLSERDYTSNIWSYDPQTKKETQVTFHKKFDVKSLDADDSRIVYEHGGHLNLLDPATGNMRIIPITVNADLNTSRERWEDASARDLNNATLSPNGMRALFEYRGEIFSVPKENGTWRNLSNAPGSAERSPVWSSQGNRIAWFSDASGEYELVIADQYGTIIKSISFNDPTFYFNPQWSPDGNHIAYTDTHYNIWITNVNSGKSVKADTDSYAHPNRAMNPVWSPDSQWIAYAKQQQSHFKAVYAYNISSKNIIQITDPLADAITPVWDESGKYLFTLASTNYGLNSGWLDMSSFDPSTTRSLYAIVLSSDGKAPNLPESDEETIEGVVEEKKKEKKEREKKGFDAATDEPAKINVVIDENGIFDRIVAMSLPDRNYIALAKAEQGNVFVMEQIQNTDGFKLHLYDTKKQEATEFTTGIQGLQTSYDGKHVLINHGNSYSINATKAPIKSGDGKIDTNVKVKIDPRAEYRQIFKEGWRYMRDFLYVDNVHGAPWDDIYKWYSPWIKDVRHRTDLNYVVDIMSGEVAIGHSYVSGGDLPDTKRIPVGLLGADLEVQNNRYRISKIYNGERWNPDMQSPLGLPGINVKEGSYLISINGKELTADLNPYQLLEQTAGREIMIEVSDNANGTASKRVLVKPISSDRGLRYIDWVEGNRRKVDELSGGKLAYVYIPNTSQPGFTSFNRYLFSQQDKKGIVLDERNNGGGSAADYMIDILKREPFGYFNSKANDNRPWTTPMAGIFGPKVMIINERAGSGGDLLPYMFKQQNLGPLVGTRTWGGLVGTWDTPPFIDGGRMVAPRGGFYDLNGEWAVEGEGVAPDIEVTQKPILTSQGQDPQLERAVEEALKLLPSQEFKFKPEPAAPVRWKRPEGYDKDN
- a CDS encoding NAD(P)-dependent oxidoreductase; amino-acid sequence: MKFALIQERKSPPDRRVVLSPVQAAVFKDAFAKAELVAESSTIRIFNDAAYMAKGIEVVTDVTDADVLLGVKEVPIDALIAGKKYFFFSHTIKKQPYNRDLLRAILDKKIELYDHETIVDENNNRLIGFGKYAGLVGAYNAFRALGLRDGLFEMPKVNDLADFDEVKIELNKIKNQLPPINIVITGSGKVAGGILEILEILEIKQLLPKEFLQLGQFQNNQIVFTQLDVEDYYTRKDGFKPTKTECYNTPKLLESDFMKFATVGDMLITGHFYGDGAPYFFTREDMKAPDFNISLVADVSCDIDGPIACTLRASTIENPIYGYDPATETEVPFKTKNSITVMAVDNLPCELPKDASEGFGDMFIDRVLPAFFNNDADGILERARMTTHDGKLTPRFEYLEDYVYEPKTKF